In Flavobacteriales bacterium, one genomic interval encodes:
- a CDS encoding DUF2490 domain-containing protein — MKKILTTLLLISCALPFQAQFDEDQLGAWYMYFFSVKFSEEGPWGAQGDIQFRNWDLGGDLEQLLLRGGVTYTPDNAKIKFTLGYGNITTGAFGDSDATSAESRIYQEALFPTLLGRFHLTHRMRFEQRWVEDQDTRSRYRYMLFVNVPFNQKDLDEGAIYLALYNELFVNGQRNIGDGRTVELFDRNRTYTALGYSIQKNLRVQLGVMRQVTDNWSKDQLQLSLHHSF; from the coding sequence ATGAAAAAGATCCTTACTACTCTACTATTAATCAGCTGTGCACTTCCCTTCCAGGCACAATTCGATGAAGATCAATTGGGCGCTTGGTACATGTACTTCTTCAGTGTGAAGTTCTCCGAAGAAGGACCTTGGGGAGCCCAAGGGGATATACAGTTCAGGAACTGGGACCTGGGTGGAGACCTGGAGCAATTGCTCCTGCGGGGCGGTGTGACCTACACGCCTGATAATGCCAAGATCAAATTCACTTTGGGCTATGGCAATATCACCACCGGTGCCTTTGGGGATAGCGATGCGACCAGTGCTGAGAGCCGCATCTATCAGGAAGCCCTCTTCCCTACTCTGCTGGGTCGATTCCATCTGACGCATCGCATGCGATTCGAGCAGCGATGGGTGGAAGATCAGGATACCCGTAGCCGCTATCGCTACATGCTCTTTGTCAATGTGCCCTTCAATCAGAAGGACCTGGATGAAGGGGCTATCTATCTCGCGCTCTACAATGAGCTTTTCGTCAATGGTCAACGCAATATCGGGGACGGACGAACGGTAGAGCTTTTCGACCGCAACCGGACCTACACGGCCCTGGGCTATTCCATCCAGAAGAATCTACGCGTGCAGCTGGGTGTGATGCGTCAGGTGACCGACAATTGGTCAAAGGATCAATTGCAGCTCAGTCTGCACCACTCCTTCTGA
- a CDS encoding VanZ family protein codes for MAYFRTSREKRLWTLTAALLLLIYATHSAAPEFSSFLREKGLLTPIFITVFFLIAAVCITLGLFQRPDVREVAIWAGITGVLLMLFFRIEMVEERSHLMEYGVISILIYEALKERGSFRYPALVAILLTGLFGFIDEAIQYFIPTRVFAWEDVVFNISAAMIAMTTIGVLRWTRERFRQS; via the coding sequence GTGGCCTATTTCAGAACATCGCGTGAAAAACGGCTCTGGACGCTGACTGCAGCACTCCTGCTGCTCATCTATGCCACCCACTCGGCAGCTCCGGAGTTCTCCTCCTTCTTGCGAGAAAAGGGATTGCTCACGCCCATCTTCATCACCGTGTTCTTCCTCATCGCTGCCGTATGTATCACCCTGGGACTCTTCCAGCGACCCGATGTACGCGAAGTCGCCATCTGGGCCGGGATCACCGGGGTATTGCTCATGCTCTTCTTCCGCATAGAGATGGTGGAGGAGCGCAGTCATCTGATGGAATATGGGGTGATCTCCATCCTCATCTATGAGGCATTGAAAGAACGCGGCAGCTTCCGTTATCCAGCCCTCGTGGCCATCCTGCTCACGGGGCTATTCGGCTTCATCGATGAGGCCATACAGTACTTCATCCCTACTCGGGTATTTGCCTGGGAAGATGTGGTCTTCAATATCTCGGCCGCCATGATCGCCATGACTACCATCGGAGTGCTGCGCTGGACCCGGGAACGATTCCGTCAGAGCTGA